In Rutidosis leptorrhynchoides isolate AG116_Rl617_1_P2 unplaced genomic scaffold, CSIRO_AGI_Rlap_v1 contig572, whole genome shotgun sequence, the genomic window TTCGTTTCCCTCTTCTACATTCTGTTTGGTAGTTTTGTCAGACTGGCCTTTTCTTTTCTCCCGAAAGGTCCCTGGTTTTCCTTCTGCTGACATACATGATGGTTTTCATGGCATGTAAAATAATGGAATTAGCAAAGTATATTTTGTACCTACTGGGGATGTTATGTACAAGACAGGCTGAGCATTGCACTTGCACTGATTCAGTTCTCTTGGCTGTTCGGTTCTTTAATTATCTCTCTTGCCCTCAACGAAACTGACTTTGAAAAGCTTTCGGTTTTCGGAGCCATCTCTAGCTCAAAATATCCAATCCCTCATCCTGTATTGATGAAGCCAAAGGTTGGGATCGGGAGGCATGAAGGACAAGTTCTGGAAGGCAACATAGCATTTGTGATGCTTTAAACTTTCTAATGGTGACAGCCATTGTGGTGCTTGAGAGCCAAGAAGGCAGCAGAATTTTGATGCACTTCATCTTATATGACATGCCTCTCATAGTTTTCTAAGGTTAATAATACTGAACCCTTTCAAGACTTGGGATGTTTAATCTCTCTTTCGTATACCAATTTACTGGGGGGAAATTTTAAGGCGATCCCTAAACCACCTAATTCAAGTGGTCATCAGAGAATGATGCATGTCAGCTTCTTAGACTGAAAGACTGCTGTGAACTCGAGAATGTCATTGCATGCCAGCATTGGAGAGGATGTCCCTCGCTCGTTGATTAACACTAAAGATTAGTTCGCTTGTGGCTCAACTGGAACAAACGGAGATGTCATAAGCATGAGCTGTTTGATCTGATTTGCTTCGCTGTTTCTCAACTTAATGTCTTGTCCTCTTTATTGTTTTGGTCAGAACTGATCTCCAGTTTTATGATTGGATGATTCATTAGGCGGATGCAGGTTCAGTTACCACTGCGAACTTCATCTGTTACTAAATCTAGATTGCAAGGGAGGGGAAGGAATTTTCGGAGGCAGTAAAGAGAGCTTAATAGAAAACCCTTCAAGTGAATACAAACAGAGACAGCAGGGGACTCTCATACTAGATGCACATAGAAGTGCGGAGTCCAGCTCCGCATTATTTTATTGATATTTAGTGCAAATCCGGATAGACGATTGGCGGCATCTATGCCTTGAGGATGAACTCATCAAGCTCTTTGAAATTCTGGATTGCGAAGTCCTTGATTACGTGGGGATCAGGAATTTCATCGCTTGCCTTCTCAAACCCACACGACCATTTCACCAAGCTTCCGTCTCCTTTAGGAATTACCTTGATGCTGCCATTGAAATTCTTGTAGTACTTCAGGAGATCACCGTCTATAACGCTGTAGGTCACGACCTTGTCTGCTTCGTCCACACCATCAATCTTCTCCTTTGATACTTTAACAAGTGGAGAACCTAGAGCATGGAAAATTTGTTGGAGAAGCGATAAGAGCCACACTTCTAACTCGAGCATAGAGGATGCTTGTGACAAGGATCCGCTTTAAGTGCAATTCAGGCCAAAATGATCTTTCTGTTTAGATCTTGATAGCTTACAGGAAAATAAGTTATTTGGCCAAAAACACCGGTAAATAAAGAAATGGAGTCTCAAGCTGTTTTTCTCACTCAGCCTCTTTCAGTGTCAGTACACTAGCTGAGTCATATAACGTCTTGTTGTTTACTTTTCATTCTTACAAAATTGCAGTCCAAAATCACAGGAAGCAGCACAAACCAATGGACAACAAAAGTTCAAATCTAATCTATAAAGGAGAATTCCTTATTTTATAGACAAGCACTGCATGCCTTCCTTTTGCAACCTCATATCCAAGATGTCTGAGAATAATCGCTACTACTCATCAGTTTCATCTTCATTGAAGAATTCACCTCATCATGCTCATGGCATCTGCAGTTTCAAGTTTTTTTAGATTAAAGGTACATTTAAAGAGCCAAGTCCCCCATTTAAAAGGTGATATGTTTGTCGGATCAAGTTCAACCGCTAAGATTTTCGCAGTAAGTGCGCTTTGCCATCTAATTAATTTAGGGGGAAAAAAAAGCAACGAAGATACTTCACTATGATCACCATCATATTACCTTCACCATACGTGAAGAGGCGAACTGAGCCAGGAGCCTTCCCATCTCCCTCAAGGACTTCAATATTCTTGTATTGGTCGGGGAAGATCTTTGGGAACAGTTTGGTGGAGTCTCTCATGCTCACCCAGAACTTGTCTGCAGGAGACTTAACCTCAACCTCTGCATCAAGAGTCAAAGGGCCACCCATTTCAGAACGTTCTAACGAGAGAGGAATATGTGGGAATACACGAAGCCGCTGTTTTAAGGACTTGCCAAGATGCCTATATATACTACTCCTGCTCTGATCTATGTATGAGGGCTTTAACTTAGCTCAACTGCCATTTATCTGCCCATCACATCAGGATCATAAATTTGCAGCACCACCAGCCTGCAATGCTCACAACCATCGTATAAATGCAAGGTGAGTGTGTTCTTACAGCAACTTTCAAAGCTGGGGGGCCAAGCAAATATTCCATTTTCTTTTGCCTGATCAGGACCAAGATTATCGACCGAGACACATTGTCCATGCCTCGTAAACATAGCAAAACATCGCCATTCCTTCTATTGATAAGCATGGTGTCGGTGCCGCGGATGGCAGAAACATTAAGTCAGTGGAAATTTCGTGACCCTTCCTTACTGGACCTGTTGACTTGATCGTACCTATGCGGTGGTGGAATAAATGTCCGACCGCGGAAACAGGTAGAGA contains:
- the LOC139884584 gene encoding MLP-like protein 423, with the translated sequence MGGPLTLDAEVEVKSPADKFWVSMRDSTKLFPKIFPDQYKNIEVLEGDGKAPGSVRLFTYGEGSPLVKVSKEKIDGVDEADKVVTYSVIDGDLLKYYKNFNGSIKVIPKGDGSLVKWSCGFEKASDEIPDPHVIKDFAIQNFKELDEFILKA